In Luteolibacter sp. Y139, a genomic segment contains:
- a CDS encoding L,D-transpeptidase family protein — protein sequence MCCSIVRSLSRIAPLWLTCGGLFAQVSPPANPAVPAKPTAPKVEPGLEEAVNWKWNVVPSATNTWGMPLPPELAPKPVAPEAAPGTTTPTPNPAKERRPTTYEVKKGDAIVKIARKFFMTPEQLKQFNELKDDRIVIGQVLAIPTPEEMLKLTPPPPPPPPPDAKPQPKPKSSKKHKGDEGTPGEDVDSEPTTYEQLVLETVLLQVFLDRENFSTGAIDGKSGPNFLKVSQTYQETHPDAANPGQLKAKALAVVKQPYFNYVLRAEDFKFIKPRSAAGKGGPSTGAKAAPKKKGPSNTPATAPQVPPLTYEEMVASDFLGYTSAWEFVAERFHCDEGFLRELNSKLKTAPGVGTIFQVPNVVPFEIEKALDAPLQPAADPQQPVTAAVVALSRLEISRGGKLIAILPVASARPGLTGRGTWKVLDAIPQPRLSTTRELREAPKAPPAGAPPTTTPPPPAEAPPLAAPQFLPAGPNNPIGVVWLNLAKANSTDPLPYGLHGTSIPARMKSQEGIGGFRMANWDIARAVRMLPAGTVLQWKVQ from the coding sequence ATGTGCTGTTCGATCGTGCGTTCGCTGTCGCGCATCGCCCCCCTGTGGCTCACCTGCGGTGGTCTCTTCGCCCAGGTTTCTCCGCCTGCCAATCCTGCGGTTCCGGCCAAGCCGACCGCGCCGAAAGTCGAGCCGGGACTGGAAGAGGCGGTGAATTGGAAATGGAACGTGGTCCCATCGGCCACCAACACTTGGGGCATGCCCTTGCCACCCGAGCTGGCGCCAAAGCCCGTGGCTCCCGAAGCAGCGCCCGGCACCACGACTCCCACGCCAAATCCCGCCAAGGAGCGGCGCCCGACGACCTATGAAGTGAAGAAGGGCGACGCGATCGTGAAGATCGCGCGGAAGTTCTTCATGACGCCGGAGCAGCTGAAGCAGTTCAATGAGCTGAAGGACGACCGCATCGTGATCGGCCAGGTCCTGGCAATTCCGACACCGGAGGAGATGCTGAAGCTGACGCCGCCACCGCCTCCCCCACCGCCGCCGGACGCGAAGCCCCAGCCGAAACCAAAGTCCTCCAAGAAACACAAGGGGGATGAGGGGACGCCCGGGGAAGATGTCGATTCCGAGCCCACGACCTATGAGCAACTGGTGCTGGAGACCGTGCTGCTGCAGGTGTTCCTGGATCGCGAGAATTTTTCGACGGGCGCGATCGATGGCAAAAGCGGACCGAACTTCCTGAAGGTCAGCCAGACCTATCAGGAGACGCACCCGGATGCGGCCAATCCTGGCCAGCTCAAGGCCAAGGCCTTGGCCGTGGTGAAGCAGCCCTACTTCAACTACGTGCTGCGGGCGGAGGACTTCAAATTCATCAAGCCGCGGAGCGCCGCGGGCAAAGGCGGCCCGTCTACCGGCGCGAAGGCCGCGCCCAAGAAGAAGGGGCCCTCCAATACCCCGGCGACCGCGCCGCAGGTGCCACCGCTCACGTATGAGGAAATGGTCGCTTCCGATTTCCTCGGCTACACGAGCGCGTGGGAGTTCGTCGCAGAGCGCTTCCACTGCGACGAAGGCTTCCTGCGCGAGCTCAACTCGAAGCTCAAGACTGCGCCTGGCGTGGGAACCATCTTCCAGGTGCCAAACGTGGTTCCCTTCGAAATCGAGAAGGCGCTGGATGCTCCACTCCAGCCCGCCGCCGATCCGCAACAGCCGGTGACGGCCGCGGTGGTGGCACTGTCGCGGCTCGAGATTTCGCGCGGCGGGAAACTCATCGCAATCCTGCCCGTGGCATCGGCCCGTCCCGGTCTCACCGGGCGCGGCACATGGAAAGTGCTGGATGCCATTCCGCAGCCGCGACTGAGCACCACCCGCGAGCTACGCGAAGCCCCGAAGGCTCCGCCTGCCGGAGCACCGCCAACGACCACACCCCCGCCGCCTGCGGAGGCACCGCCGCTGGCAGCCCCGCAATTCCTTCCCGCCGGACCTAACAATCCCATCGGCGTCGTGTGGCTCAACCTCGCAAAGGCAAACAGCACCGATCCCCTGCCCTACGGCCTGCACGGCACCAGCATTCCCGCGCGGATGAAGTCGCAGGAAGGCATCGGCGGATTCCGTATGGCGAATTGGGACATCGCCCGCGCCGTGCGGATGCTGCCAGCGGGGACGGTGTTGCAGTGGAAGGTGCAGTGA
- a CDS encoding alpha/beta fold hydrolase, whose protein sequence is MDKFPALDADLTDFRYPFEVQELPLKEQGHELKMAYMDVKPTAVANGRSVLLLHGKNFSGAYWERTVKELTGRGFRVIVPDQIGFGKSSKPTDIQYSFQMMAAQTKSLLDHLGIGKAVVVGHSMGGMVGTRFALMNPAATEKLVLVNPIGLEDWKRKVPYQSIDTATAAELKKGPGSVKEYMQTVYFDGKWKEEYDPLLAIQVGWMKGADKEKMARVTAITSDMVMTQPVLYEFPDVKVPTLLIIGERDRTAIGKNLVSKEVAATMGQYQELGKAAAAAIPGARLVALPGIGHAPQAEAFEDYLGALLDFL, encoded by the coding sequence ATGGACAAATTCCCCGCGCTGGATGCGGATCTAACAGATTTCCGCTATCCCTTCGAAGTCCAGGAGCTGCCGCTCAAGGAGCAGGGCCACGAGCTGAAGATGGCCTACATGGATGTGAAGCCTACCGCGGTTGCCAATGGCCGCTCCGTCCTGCTGCTTCACGGCAAGAACTTCTCCGGAGCCTACTGGGAACGCACCGTGAAGGAACTCACCGGCCGCGGCTTCCGCGTGATCGTTCCCGACCAGATCGGCTTCGGCAAATCCTCCAAGCCGACCGACATCCAGTACAGCTTCCAGATGATGGCGGCGCAGACGAAGTCACTGCTCGATCACCTCGGCATCGGCAAGGCCGTCGTTGTGGGGCACTCGATGGGCGGCATGGTCGGCACCCGCTTCGCACTCATGAATCCGGCAGCGACGGAGAAGCTGGTGCTGGTCAATCCCATCGGCCTTGAGGATTGGAAACGCAAGGTGCCGTATCAAAGCATCGATACCGCCACCGCCGCCGAGCTGAAGAAGGGGCCGGGCTCGGTGAAGGAATACATGCAGACCGTCTATTTCGACGGCAAGTGGAAGGAGGAATACGATCCTCTGTTAGCCATTCAGGTCGGCTGGATGAAAGGAGCGGACAAGGAGAAGATGGCGCGCGTCACCGCCATCACCTCGGACATGGTGATGACGCAGCCCGTGCTCTACGAGTTCCCGGATGTGAAGGTGCCCACGCTGCTGATCATCGGTGAGCGCGATCGCACCGCGATTGGCAAGAACCTCGTCTCCAAGGAAGTCGCTGCCACGATGGGGCAGTATCAGGAACTGGGCAAAGCGGCAGCGGCGGCGATTCCGGGAGCGCGTTTGGTGGCGCTGCCGGGCATCGGGCATGCACCGCAGGCAGAGGCGTTCGAGGACTACCTGGGCGCGCTGTTAGATTTCTTGTGA
- a CDS encoding beta strand repeat-containing protein yields the protein MAAVIATFTFATEAGAQVRKEDNLDTLGLATSWIGGAAAPGIADIAQWDDQLTGANTSDLGATPSSWLGIKVLSPTGAVGITGTSPGILTLGASGIDLSAATQNLTIGSPLILGGAQTWKVASGRVLRVNTAGAAAISGVGPLTLTGPGQVRIGGTGGTYTFTGGISVGGGTGTNNIAATGAPSTTNTNLFIDLAAISPGTALTLGLPALTTNGGIIHTNGGTGSGTTAYIPNFASINVAAGNTSFTMQRGSSARAIFQFQGTPARAAGATVNFRDDISGSGASNANSGGYRMATAANVNGVVPWATYNTTSTGIAWFVAAGTGNNGTSAPTLTASTATSLGTATQNSNVVTDVAIGASTSVNTIRFNDGSSRTVTIDPAATLSIGAGAILVTNNGSANQTITGGKIVGGSPGSGSGKDLIIHQHHNSSTFTIASEIADYSEVVGETTVVTPTPLTKSGAGKLAIGGAATYTGNTFVNAGTLLVNGTLTGSPLVKVNRGGALGGTGSVTAPVTVNGSIAPGTSVGTLTTGPVTFNAGSTLAIELNTYAGTSDKLVTSGITTGGSMVNLTLTDVGGDVTLANGTKFTLVDYAGTWSGTDLLTYAGFPLENHTTIALGANTYFVDYADAAVDGTALTLTVTGAPVLTPYLVWSDSFALQLPNPADRQPTADPDKDGKPNSFEFALDGNPASFTNAGKISVSTLDSNDAGSDRELSVTLAVRNGAVLATQPDGSVTLTVDDIVYTIQGSQNLVDWNEAISEVTPPTPLVPAANIGWTARTFQVTDSNGLPSRRFLQVSVTP from the coding sequence ATGGCAGCCGTCATCGCCACCTTCACCTTCGCCACCGAAGCCGGTGCGCAGGTTCGCAAGGAAGACAACCTCGACACGCTCGGTCTGGCGACCAGCTGGATCGGAGGAGCTGCCGCGCCCGGCATCGCCGACATCGCACAATGGGATGACCAACTGACCGGAGCGAACACCTCCGATCTGGGAGCGACACCTTCAAGCTGGCTCGGCATCAAGGTGCTCAGCCCCACAGGTGCCGTGGGCATCACCGGCACCAGTCCGGGCATTCTCACGCTCGGCGCCTCGGGGATCGACCTGAGTGCCGCGACCCAGAACCTGACCATCGGCAGCCCGCTGATCCTCGGCGGCGCGCAGACGTGGAAGGTCGCTTCCGGACGAGTGCTGCGGGTCAATACCGCCGGTGCCGCTGCGATCAGCGGCGTCGGGCCACTGACCCTCACCGGTCCGGGCCAGGTAAGGATCGGCGGAACGGGCGGCACTTACACCTTCACCGGCGGCATCAGCGTCGGCGGCGGAACGGGCACGAACAACATCGCCGCGACGGGAGCTCCGAGTACCACGAACACGAACCTCTTCATCGACCTCGCCGCCATTTCGCCGGGCACCGCCCTCACGCTGGGCCTGCCCGCACTGACCACCAATGGCGGCATCATTCACACCAACGGCGGAACGGGCAGCGGCACCACCGCCTACATCCCGAACTTCGCCTCCATCAATGTCGCCGCCGGCAACACCAGCTTCACGATGCAGCGCGGCTCGAGCGCACGCGCGATCTTCCAATTCCAAGGCACCCCTGCCCGCGCGGCGGGCGCCACGGTGAACTTCCGCGACGACATCAGCGGGTCCGGTGCCAGCAACGCCAATAGCGGCGGCTACCGCATGGCCACCGCCGCCAACGTCAACGGTGTGGTCCCATGGGCCACCTACAATACCACCAGCACCGGCATCGCGTGGTTCGTGGCGGCAGGCACGGGCAACAATGGCACCTCGGCACCGACCTTGACCGCCAGCACGGCGACTAGCCTGGGAACCGCGACCCAAAACTCGAACGTCGTCACCGACGTCGCGATCGGGGCCTCCACCTCCGTCAACACCATCCGCTTCAACGATGGCTCCTCCCGCACCGTGACCATCGATCCCGCGGCGACGCTTTCCATCGGGGCGGGCGCGATCCTGGTAACCAACAACGGCTCCGCGAACCAAACCATCACCGGCGGCAAGATCGTCGGCGGCAGTCCGGGTTCCGGTTCCGGCAAGGACCTGATCATCCACCAGCACCACAACTCGTCCACGTTCACGATTGCCTCGGAAATCGCGGACTACAGCGAAGTGGTGGGAGAGACGACTGTCGTTACCCCGACTCCCTTGACCAAGAGCGGCGCGGGCAAGCTGGCGATCGGCGGGGCCGCCACCTACACCGGCAATACCTTCGTCAACGCAGGCACGCTGCTGGTGAACGGCACACTCACGGGCTCGCCGCTGGTGAAGGTGAATCGCGGCGGAGCGCTGGGCGGCACGGGCAGCGTCACCGCACCGGTCACCGTGAACGGCTCGATCGCTCCCGGCACCAGCGTGGGCACCCTGACCACCGGTCCGGTCACCTTCAATGCCGGGTCGACCTTGGCCATCGAACTCAACACCTACGCCGGCACCTCCGACAAGCTCGTCACCAGTGGCATCACCACCGGCGGAAGCATGGTCAATCTCACGCTCACCGACGTGGGTGGCGATGTGACGCTGGCCAATGGCACCAAGTTCACGCTGGTGGACTATGCCGGGACATGGTCGGGCACGGACCTCCTGACCTATGCAGGCTTCCCCTTGGAGAACCACACCACCATCGCGCTGGGGGCCAATACCTACTTCGTGGACTATGCCGATGCCGCGGTGGATGGCACCGCGCTGACCCTTACCGTCACCGGAGCGCCGGTGCTCACGCCCTACCTCGTGTGGTCGGACAGCTTCGCCCTTCAGCTTCCCAATCCGGCGGACCGGCAACCCACGGCCGACCCGGACAAGGACGGCAAGCCGAACTCCTTCGAGTTCGCGCTCGATGGCAATCCCGCCAGCTTCACGAATGCCGGCAAGATCTCCGTTTCGACTCTGGATTCCAATGATGCGGGCAGTGATCGCGAACTCTCCGTGACCCTTGCCGTGCGCAATGGCGCGGTGCTCGCGACGCAACCCGATGGCAGCGTCACGCTGACCGTGGACGACATCGTCTATACCATCCAAGGCAGCCAGAATCTGGTGGATTGGAACGAGGCGATCAGCGAGGTGACACCGCCCACCCCGCTCGTCCCCGCCGCCAACATCGGTTGGACCGCCCGCACCTTCCAAGTCACCGATTCGAACGGCCTTCCAAGCCGCCGCTTCCTTCAGGTGAGTGTGACGCCTTGA
- a CDS encoding MFS transporter gives MLLLLLACVQFTHIMDFMVMMPLGPQLMRELDLDTTSFGHIISAFALAAGVVGLAMAPFADRFDRRKLLLICYAGFAFGTLACGLATTPGMLMAARAMCGAFGGVSGATIMTIVADVVPAERRARGMGIIMTAFSAAAALGVPLGLKLAQWWKWEAPFLVIAGVAAAVWVLLFRVLPPVRSHLDIAGVNPRKDFLTLLKDRNAWTGIALMMICVMSHFMIIPYLSPYLVGNVGLAEDHLFLIYLVGGVVTIFTGPYVGKLADRHGRFRVFSIMIVIACCVVGHMATSGPLPLWHTLLNAALFFTFASGRFIPAQATISLAVPPARRGAYMSLVACSRDLASGATADIGGKIVTLTASGAMLHFDRLGLLAITLSICSLFVFRLVKVAE, from the coding sequence ATGCTGCTCCTCCTGCTCGCCTGCGTGCAGTTCACCCACATCATGGATTTCATGGTGATGATGCCGCTGGGCCCGCAGCTGATGCGCGAGCTGGATCTCGATACGACCTCGTTCGGCCACATCATCTCCGCCTTCGCCCTCGCTGCCGGGGTGGTGGGGTTGGCCATGGCCCCGTTTGCCGACCGCTTCGATCGTCGGAAGCTTCTGCTGATCTGCTATGCGGGCTTTGCCTTTGGCACGCTGGCCTGCGGTCTCGCGACCACGCCGGGGATGCTGATGGCGGCACGGGCGATGTGCGGTGCCTTCGGCGGCGTCAGCGGGGCCACGATCATGACCATCGTCGCCGATGTGGTGCCGGCCGAGCGCCGGGCCCGCGGGATGGGCATCATCATGACCGCGTTTTCCGCGGCCGCCGCCTTGGGGGTTCCGCTCGGCTTGAAGCTCGCGCAGTGGTGGAAATGGGAAGCGCCGTTCCTGGTCATCGCCGGCGTTGCGGCAGCGGTGTGGGTGCTGCTCTTTCGCGTCCTGCCTCCGGTGCGGAGCCACTTGGACATCGCAGGTGTGAATCCGCGCAAGGACTTCCTGACACTGCTGAAGGACCGCAATGCATGGACCGGCATCGCGCTGATGATGATCTGCGTGATGAGCCACTTCATGATCATCCCCTACCTCTCGCCGTATTTGGTCGGAAACGTGGGACTGGCGGAGGATCACTTGTTCCTCATCTACCTCGTCGGCGGGGTGGTCACGATCTTCACCGGCCCGTATGTGGGCAAGCTGGCCGACCGGCACGGCCGCTTCCGGGTATTCAGCATCATGATCGTGATCGCCTGCTGCGTCGTCGGGCACATGGCCACTTCGGGGCCGCTGCCGCTGTGGCACACGCTGCTGAATGCCGCGCTCTTCTTCACCTTCGCCAGCGGGCGCTTCATTCCGGCGCAGGCTACCATCTCGCTCGCCGTGCCTCCGGCGCGGCGGGGCGCCTACATGAGCCTGGTCGCCTGCTCGCGTGACCTCGCCTCGGGGGCGACCGCTGACATTGGAGGCAAGATCGTGACGCTGACCGCCAGTGGGGCGATGCTCCATTTCGATCGTCTCGGCCTGCTCGCGATCACTCTCAGCATCTGCAGCCTTTTCGTCTTCCGCCTGGTCAAGGTGGCGGAGTGA
- a CDS encoding cupin domain-containing protein yields MNPLVIPSEGANLNILGIPMIVRLRGSDTGGTVGVAESHDVPGSGPPPHIHHREDETFQVLEGEYEWTVGDKTFITGKGTTIFAPRGIPHGYRYVGTTPGRLMCTITPAGFEGFFEEVGALSPEEQQDIPRIMAIAATYGLEFLPPPDA; encoded by the coding sequence ATGAATCCCCTCGTCATTCCCTCCGAAGGCGCGAACCTGAACATCCTTGGCATCCCGATGATCGTCCGCCTGCGCGGCAGCGACACCGGCGGGACCGTCGGGGTGGCGGAATCCCATGACGTACCCGGCAGCGGCCCGCCTCCACACATCCACCACCGTGAGGATGAGACCTTCCAGGTGCTCGAGGGCGAGTACGAGTGGACGGTGGGCGACAAAACCTTCATCACCGGCAAGGGCACCACGATCTTCGCGCCGCGCGGCATCCCGCATGGCTACCGCTATGTCGGCACCACGCCGGGCCGGCTGATGTGCACCATCACTCCCGCCGGATTCGAGGGATTCTTCGAGGAAGTCGGCGCCCTGAGCCCAGAAGAGCAGCAGGACATTCCGCGGATCATGGCGATCGCGGCGACCTACGGGCTGGAATTTCTCCCGCCGCCGGACGCGTGA
- a CDS encoding right-handed parallel beta-helix repeat-containing protein produces MDTPHISGPVPAGRSRSLRLRGTSAQRPSVMIAMTLAATTGLAPATDYFVTTQYGFETWLDSLNLEPGDRILLRGGTTFTGTLNLEWWDSGDDAAGNLVAPIVISSYGPGRATIAAGDGPAISAKNNGGIEISNLNLVGSGVAPDGTTTNTASGISFYNDSPGDLKFGHIRISDVEVSGFGERGIAIGGYNGHAGYDDVEISGVVAHDNLQDGIETYGANGSNHALTNVRIRHCVAYHQYGDPDSNTNSGNGIVLGGVTGGLIEHCVAYENGANCETSNGPVGIWTYDSSSIVIQCNESHHNLTAGGDGGGFDFDLKVSDSVMQYNYSHDNAGAGLLIYGTSGQNGNDRNIVRYNISEDDGRDPGSPAASGINVSNNVDDLAIYGNTVIMSAPPGSTSIPAIKVVATASQPDDIIVANNIFVTSGGTRLVNVDSNGDVTFAGNNYWSSGDNFVIRDDGSNFGSLSSWRNSKGQERLNNQSTGFSVDPLFQVPQGVTVKSLVPSPLAGLKAFKLQAGSPLINHGLDLKAKFNLDPGPRDFFAAPIVQGSALEIGAHEFASTAPVILGCAYHAGASPSFTIRYQSEIGESFGVRRSPGLAGEPALDWTALSPTESGNGEVMEYVDTPPSADAHFYVLKRE; encoded by the coding sequence ATGGACACTCCCCACATTTCCGGACCGGTTCCCGCCGGCCGATCCCGTTCACTACGGCTCCGCGGCACTTCCGCGCAACGCCCGTCGGTGATGATCGCGATGACTCTGGCCGCGACGACTGGCTTGGCCCCTGCGACCGACTACTTCGTCACGACCCAGTACGGTTTCGAGACGTGGCTCGACTCGCTCAACCTGGAACCCGGTGACCGGATCCTTCTCCGCGGCGGCACCACCTTCACCGGCACGCTGAACCTGGAGTGGTGGGATTCGGGGGACGATGCCGCGGGAAACCTCGTCGCGCCGATCGTCATCTCCAGCTACGGACCCGGACGCGCGACGATTGCGGCCGGCGATGGACCGGCGATCTCCGCCAAAAACAACGGCGGCATCGAGATCAGCAACTTGAATCTCGTCGGCTCGGGCGTGGCTCCGGATGGCACCACGACGAACACCGCAAGTGGCATCTCGTTCTACAATGATTCACCGGGCGATCTGAAATTCGGCCACATCCGCATCAGCGACGTGGAAGTCAGCGGCTTCGGTGAGCGCGGGATCGCCATCGGGGGCTACAATGGACACGCCGGTTATGACGACGTGGAAATCTCCGGCGTCGTCGCCCACGACAATCTCCAGGACGGCATCGAGACCTACGGCGCCAACGGATCCAATCACGCGCTGACCAACGTCCGGATCCGGCATTGCGTGGCCTACCATCAATACGGCGACCCTGACAGCAACACGAACTCGGGCAACGGGATCGTGTTGGGCGGCGTCACCGGCGGTCTGATCGAACACTGCGTGGCCTACGAAAACGGAGCGAATTGCGAGACTTCCAACGGTCCGGTCGGCATCTGGACCTACGATTCCTCCAGCATCGTCATCCAGTGCAACGAGTCCCATCACAACCTGACCGCGGGCGGCGATGGGGGCGGCTTCGACTTCGACCTGAAGGTCAGCGACTCGGTGATGCAGTACAACTACAGCCACGACAATGCAGGCGCGGGCCTTCTCATCTACGGGACGAGTGGCCAGAACGGCAATGACCGCAACATCGTGCGCTACAACATTTCCGAGGACGACGGCCGCGATCCCGGATCGCCTGCCGCGAGCGGGATCAATGTCTCTAACAACGTGGACGACCTCGCGATCTACGGAAACACCGTGATCATGAGCGCGCCTCCGGGCAGCACCTCCATTCCCGCGATCAAGGTGGTGGCCACCGCTTCCCAGCCCGACGACATCATCGTCGCGAACAACATTTTCGTCACTTCCGGTGGCACGCGCCTGGTGAACGTCGATTCCAATGGCGACGTCACCTTTGCCGGCAACAACTACTGGTCGAGCGGCGACAATTTCGTGATCCGCGACGACGGCAGCAACTTCGGCTCGCTCAGCTCGTGGCGCAATTCGAAGGGGCAGGAGCGCCTGAACAACCAGTCCACCGGCTTCAGCGTGGATCCGCTGTTCCAGGTCCCCCAGGGCGTCACCGTGAAGTCGCTGGTGCCGAGCCCGTTGGCCGGGCTCAAGGCTTTCAAGCTACAAGCGGGATCGCCCCTGATCAATCACGGGCTCGACCTGAAAGCGAAGTTCAATCTGGATCCGGGCCCGCGCGACTTCTTCGCCGCACCGATCGTGCAGGGAAGCGCGCTTGAAATCGGCGCCCACGAGTTCGCCTCCACCGCGCCGGTGATCCTTGGCTGCGCCTACCATGCCGGAGCGTCGCCTTCATTCACCATCCGCTATCAATCGGAGATCGGAGAATCCTTCGGCGTCCGCCGCTCACCCGGCTTGGCGGGTGAGCCGGCCCTCGACTGGACGGCCCTTTCCCCGACGGAAAGCGGGAATGGAGAGGTGATGGAGTATGTGGATACGCCACCGTCGGCGGATGCCCATTTCTACGTGCTGAAACGCGAGTAA
- a CDS encoding polysaccharide lyase family protein — MKWLSTLRRAALGLVLGMVCPAHGQDAKSEAVTLNDRGKEVVLKNDKVEVTLNKGASTITSIRMGDNDMVARGKPVYYSMGGGASYRQPTGAAFRIVESTPEIAHVAFLQKWKPGSPQAVDIEVHYALTRGESGVYTYATLAHPKDYPDSGVGEWRMVWGMPAKNDREWLMEKIRVDALRDWEMPSPADLAKAKPTGIKEIISITSGPRAGQNDCKYDFNLEYHSVGCWGQASDKNHVGAWIVLGGYDFFNDGPTKQDLSSASGIIHIHFGRNHYEGSSTKLTAGEDWRKIYGPFLLYCNQGGNADQLWEDARRKAGIERKKWPYAWVEDKALYPPAAQRGTVSGKLTLRDPLKPKLTATGAWVGLSQPDPGSNWQNESNRYQYWSKVADDGSFTIPHVRPGNYTLNAFTDGVVEEFEKSNVTVKEGSNPTGDLAWDVKHHGKKIEWEIGIPNRRATEFALGKDYFHGYGWDRFSKLYKNPLVYTTGKSDPAKDWNYVQGAYSKNGKVMPWPWEIHFDLNEVPASGTATLVVAWASAESARVDFDLNGDKIASLNPTGGGNALLRESVHAKYSYDYIDIPVSKLHRGANRLVLTQTRNQSPACHVMYDYLALELP, encoded by the coding sequence ATGAAATGGCTTTCAACGCTTCGGCGCGCAGCGCTCGGACTCGTCCTGGGAATGGTGTGTCCCGCGCATGGCCAAGACGCCAAGTCGGAAGCCGTCACGCTGAATGATCGCGGCAAGGAAGTGGTGCTCAAGAACGACAAGGTCGAGGTGACCCTCAACAAGGGGGCCTCCACCATCACCTCCATCCGCATGGGTGACAATGACATGGTGGCACGCGGCAAGCCGGTCTACTACAGCATGGGCGGCGGCGCGTCCTATCGCCAGCCGACGGGAGCCGCGTTCCGGATCGTGGAGAGCACGCCGGAGATCGCCCACGTCGCCTTTCTCCAGAAATGGAAGCCGGGTTCGCCGCAGGCCGTGGATATCGAGGTCCACTACGCGCTGACCCGCGGTGAATCGGGCGTCTATACCTACGCCACCCTGGCGCACCCGAAGGACTATCCGGACTCAGGTGTCGGGGAGTGGCGCATGGTCTGGGGCATGCCGGCGAAGAACGACCGCGAGTGGCTGATGGAAAAGATCCGCGTGGATGCTCTGCGTGATTGGGAGATGCCCTCGCCCGCCGATCTCGCGAAAGCGAAGCCTACCGGCATCAAGGAGATCATCTCGATCACCAGCGGGCCGCGCGCCGGACAGAACGACTGCAAGTATGACTTCAACCTCGAATACCACTCGGTCGGCTGCTGGGGCCAAGCCAGTGACAAGAACCATGTCGGCGCATGGATCGTGCTCGGTGGCTACGATTTCTTCAATGACGGGCCGACCAAGCAGGACCTCTCCTCGGCCTCCGGCATCATCCACATCCACTTCGGCCGGAACCACTACGAGGGATCTAGTACCAAACTGACGGCCGGCGAGGACTGGCGGAAGATCTACGGACCCTTTCTGCTCTACTGCAACCAAGGCGGCAATGCCGACCAACTCTGGGAGGACGCCCGTCGCAAGGCCGGCATCGAGCGCAAGAAGTGGCCCTACGCATGGGTGGAGGACAAGGCTCTCTACCCGCCCGCGGCCCAGCGTGGCACGGTCAGCGGCAAGCTCACCCTGCGCGATCCGCTCAAGCCGAAGCTTACCGCCACCGGTGCGTGGGTTGGCCTTTCACAACCCGATCCCGGCAGCAACTGGCAGAACGAATCCAACCGCTACCAGTACTGGAGCAAGGTGGCGGATGACGGATCCTTCACTATCCCGCACGTGCGGCCTGGCAACTACACCTTGAACGCCTTCACCGATGGCGTGGTGGAGGAGTTCGAAAAGAGCAATGTGACCGTGAAGGAGGGCTCGAATCCCACAGGCGACCTGGCGTGGGACGTGAAACACCACGGCAAAAAGATCGAGTGGGAGATTGGCATTCCCAATCGTCGCGCGACGGAATTCGCCCTCGGGAAGGACTACTTCCATGGCTACGGTTGGGACCGCTTTTCCAAGCTCTACAAGAACCCGCTGGTCTACACCACCGGCAAGTCCGACCCTGCGAAGGACTGGAACTACGTCCAGGGTGCCTACTCGAAGAACGGCAAGGTGATGCCGTGGCCGTGGGAAATCCATTTCGATCTCAACGAAGTGCCCGCCTCAGGTACGGCGACCCTCGTAGTTGCGTGGGCCTCCGCGGAAAGCGCCCGTGTCGATTTCGACCTCAATGGTGACAAGATCGCCTCACTCAATCCCACTGGCGGCGGCAATGCGCTGCTGCGCGAGAGCGTTCACGCGAAGTACTCCTACGACTACATCGACATCCCGGTGTCCAAGCTGCACCGCGGCGCGAACCGGCTGGTCCTGACCCAGACCCGCAACCAAAGCCCGGCCTGCCACGTGATGTACGATTACCTGGCGCTGGAGCTTCCCTAG